A DNA window from Macadamia integrifolia cultivar HAES 741 chromosome 4, SCU_Mint_v3, whole genome shotgun sequence contains the following coding sequences:
- the LOC122075161 gene encoding LEAF RUST 10 DISEASE-RESISTANCE LOCUS RECEPTOR-LIKE PROTEIN KINASE-like 2.4, which produces MCCSICLRFSAFLVSVFLFFLLLHLPLLSAGPDHVSYCSALPHFCGNLNISYPFFFDDTKFHCNSRRGVELIRCINGSTSVLIYTGVENDDSTYEVQSINYTTNTILARDRKSTRDWLSDNDKCNALFNNYTMPPIFRYLSAHVISPNLTLRVCKRHPINGVVLDKDCTVEAIPDAADVPAPGPSSHSSTYDCKLVHLPVDVRPSTFHGLVDPVSKLFTAGFRVQWNLPKICHQCEKNGTVCSRFHDQQDNLSCVPKDGEWNHGNGENHRTFKMNTTRVIVFSFILAITLVAILVGLVYYVYHLTRKLSSNGPMSFTQNVEAFLRNYGSLAPKRYSYSDIKKITNSFKEKLGQGGYGGVFKGKLPDGRLVAVKVLNASKGNGEEFINEVASISSTSHVNIVTLLGFCFDGSKRALIYEFMSNGSLEKFIYNKKSMKTCPHFGWERLYQIAVGTAQGLEYLHRGCNTRILHFDIKPHNILLDEDFCPKISDFGLAKLCPRKGSIISMADARGTVGYIAPEVFSRNFGGVSHKSDVYSYGMMVLEMVGGRKNIDAEVDYISEIYFPHWIYKHIGQDKHLPLDMIMGEEEEGIAKKMVLVGLWCIQMNPTNRPSISKVVNMLEGTLESLPIPPKPVFSSPPRHLADSFTRSTS; this is translated from the exons ATGTGTTGTTCTATCTGTTTGCGCTTCAGTGCTTTCTTAGTCTctgtctttctctttttccttctgttgcaccttcctcttctctcaGCTGGACCAGATCATGTCTCATATTGTTCAGCTCTGCCCCATTTCTGCGGAAACTTAAACATCAGTTATCCCTTCTTCTTCGACGACACCAAATTTCACTGCAACAGCAGACGTGGAGTAGAACTCATTCGTTGTATAAATGGATCCACATCGGTACTGATCTATACCGGGGTGGAGAATGATGACAGTACATATGAGGTTCAAAGCATCAATTACACCACCAACACCATATTAGCTCGTGACCGGAAGTCCACTCGAGACTGGCTCTCCGACAATGACAAATGCAATGCCCTCTTCAACAATTATACTATGCCACCTATTTTCCGTTATCTCTCAGCTCATGTGATAAGCCCCAACCTTACACTAAGAGTATGCAAGCGCCATCCAATTAATGGTGTCGTCCTTGACAAGGACTGTACGGTTGAGGCAATACCAGATGCAGCAGATGTACCTGCACCTGGACCTAGTTCTCATTCCTCTACATATGACTGCAAACTGGTTCATCTTCCCGTGGATGTGCGACCTTCCACATTCCATGGGTTGGTTGATCCTGTCTCGAAATTGTTCACTGCTGGGTTTCGTGTTCAATGGAACCTTCCCAAAATATGTCATCAGTGTGAAAAGAATGGAACAGTCTGCAGTAGATTCCACGACCAGCAAGATAATTTGTCATGTGTACCAAAGGATGGTGAATGGAATCACGGAAATG GGGAGAACCATAGAACATTCAAAATGAATACTACTCGAG TTATTGTATTCAGCTTTATATTGGCGATTACGTTGGTGGCAATTCTTGTGGGTCTTGTATACTATGTGTACCACTTGACAAGGAAGTTATCATCAAATGGACCGATGTCATTTACTCAAAATGTTGAAGCTTTTCTAAGGAATTATGGATCCTTGGCACCGAAAAGATATAGTTATTCAGATATAAAGAAAATCACAAATTCGTTTAAAGAAAAATTGGGCCAAGGTGGTTACGGTGGTGTATTCAAAGGGAAGCTACCTGATGGTCGTTTGGTTGCAGTGAAAGTCCTAAATGCCTCTAAAGGGAATGGAGAAGAGTTTATTAATGAAGTTGCAAGCATTAGTAGTACTTCCCATGTTAATATTGTGACTCTTctaggattttgttttgatgGCTCCAAAAGAGCACTTATCTATGAGTTCATGTCCAACGGATCTCTTGAGAAGTTCATATACAACAAGAAATCGATGAAAACATGTCCTCACTTCGGTTGGGAAAGACTATATCAAATTGCAGTTGGCACTGCCCAAGGATTAGAATATTTACATCGTGGTTGTAATACTAGAATTCTGCATTTTGACATAAAACCTCATAACATTCTTTTGGATGAAGACTTTTGTCCAAAGATATCTGACTTTGGTCTTGCAAAACTATGTCCTAGAAAGGGTAGTATCATATCAATGGCCGATGCCAGAGGAACAGTAGGATATATTGCACCAGAAGTGTTCTCTCGGAACTTTGGAGGAGTTTCACACAAGTCGGATGTCTATAGCTATGGAATGATGGTGCTAGAAATGGTTGGAGGACGAAAAAACATTGATGCGGAAGTTGATTACATCagtgaaatttattttcctCATTGGATATATAAGCATATTGGACAAGATAAGCATTTACCATTAGACATGATTAtgggggaagaggaagaaggaatagCCAAGAAGATGGTTTTAGTAGGTTTGTGGTGCATACAAATGAATCCAACAAATCGACCATCAATCAGCAAAGTGGTGAATATGTTAGAAGGTACCCTTGAGTCATTGCCAATCCCCCCCAAGCcggtcttctcttctcctccaaGACATCTAGCTGATTCTTTTACCCGATCAACATCTTAA
- the LOC122075162 gene encoding probable protein phosphatase 2C 3: MGWILNSGIHGNLFPIFRSFFPTGEYIIFLFVDSSLLVEYMIVGASFFDKNYFQIFDGHNGNAAAIFTRENLLNHVLSAVPRGLGRDEWLQALPRALVAGFVKTDKEFQSRGETSGTTATFVIVDGWTVTVASVGDSRCILDAQGGAISILTVDHRLEENVEERERVTASGGEVGRLSIFGGAEVGPLRCWPGGLCLSRSIGDMDVGEFIVPVPYVKQVKLSSAGGRLIIASDGIWDALSSEMAAKSCRGLPAELAARQVVKEALRTRGLKDDTTCIVVDIIPPDVSAPPSPTPKKQNKFKSLIFRKRSHDSTNKLAKKLSAIGIVEELFEEGSAMLAERLGNDSSTGQSTSGLFTCAVCQVDLAPSEGISVHAGSIFSTSSKPWQGPFLCAACRNKKDAMEGKRPSGVKVV; the protein is encoded by the exons ATGGGATGGATTCTGAACTCTGGCATTCATGGGaatcttttccctatttttagaTCATTTTTCCCTACTGGGGAGtacattatttttctctttgttgATTCATCTCTGCTGGTTGAGTATATGATTGTTGGTGCTTCATTCTTTGACAAAAactattttcagatttttgaTGGGCACAATGGGAATGCTGCTGCTATATTTACAAGGGAAAACTTGTTAAATCATGTACTGAGTGCAGTACCTCGAGGGCTTGGACGGGATGAGTGGCTTCAAGCTTTACCTCGGGCATTAGTTGCTGGGTTCGTGAAGACTGACAAGGAATTCCAGAGCAGAG GAGAAACTTCTGGAACTACTGCTACGTTTGTAATTGTCGATGGGTGGACTGTGACAGTTGCATCTGTGGGAGACTCACGTTGCATTTTGGATGCTCAGGGTGGTGCCATCTCCATCTTGACTGTTGATCATAGGCTGGAGGAAAATGTGGAGGA GAGGGAACGTGTTACTgctagtggaggtgaggttggGAGGCTCAGTATTTTTGGTGGTGCTGAG GTTGGTCCCCTCCGTTGTTGGCCAGGGGGTTTGTGCCTTTCAAGGTCCATTGGGGACATGGATGTTGGGGAGTTTATAGTTCCGGTGCCATATGTTAAACAAGTGAAG CTATCAAGTGCTGGGGGAAGGCTTATAATTGCTTCTGATGGCATCTGGGATGCACTATCTTCTGAGATGGCTGCAAAATCTTGCCGGGGTTTGCCGGCAGAGCTTGCTGCTAGGCAAGTGGTGAAG GAAGCATTGAGGACAAGAGGGCTGAAGGATGATACAACCTGCATTGTTGTTGACATAATTCCTCCAGATGTCTCAGCACCCCCTTCACCCACTCCAAAAAAGCAAAATAAGTTTAAATCTCTCATCTTCAGGAAGAGGTCCCATGATTCTACCAATAAACTCGCAAAAAAGCTATCGGCTATAGGCATAGTGGAAGAGCTATTTGAAGAAGGCTCAGCAATGCTTGCAGAAAG ACTCGGAAATGACTCATCGACAGGGCAGTCTACATCTGGTCTTTTCACATGTGCTGTTTGCCAAGTTGATTTAGCCCCAAGTGAGGGGATTTCGGTTCATGCTGGTTCGATTTTCTCCACCAGCTCAAAGCCTTGGCAAGGTCCATTCCTCTGTGCTGCCTGCCGTAATAAGAAGGATGCCATGGAAGGAAAGAGGCCTAGTGGAGTCAAAGTCGTATAA
- the LOC122075762 gene encoding U-box domain-containing protein 26, producing the protein MKTQHPKLKTPTRPLFSCGFFRYCTQTVLSPTTPITPTLPPPLPQLPPATDTLPSRPHPESESSSSSSSTSQSFTQWRFPLPQSPVLQHQPTSQFEFYSQNPQESTSSDLPPPPPPLPVLSSNLVELFHMAEVQFSTGSDGDRLYALHLLEHSLVAKPTMEGGGDRACPPAVMNGLVGFLKDPAEAKSATKVLLALCLAEGNRHVAVEAGAVAEVVETVAGMEGSVAERALAALDLLCTLPEGAAELRSHALAVPMLVEMMGKVAGRGMECAISVLAVIFGGGGGGGGGDGGGNEGVAAAQTEDVRRAVMVALQGKCSARGRRKGSQLLKFLQLHDNDNGRLDYTEEGQ; encoded by the coding sequence ATGAAAACACAGCATCCAAAGCTCAAAACCCCAACCCGACCACTCTTCTCCTGTGGTTTCTTCCGATACTGTACTCAAACCGTACTTAGCCCCACCACCCCTATTACCCCCACCCTACCACCACCTCTTCCGCAACTGCCGCCGGCAACTGATACCTTACCATCACGGCCGCATCCAGAATCCGAGTCATCATCGTCGTCTTCGTCAACTTCCCAAAGCTTCACACAGTGGCGATTCCCATTACCTCAATCCCCGGTCCTGCAGCACCAACCCACTTCGCAATTCGAGTTCTACTCCCAAAATCCTCAGGAATCCACTTCATCTGACCTACCTCCTCCTCCACCGCCACTTCCGGTGCTGTCCTCCAACCTTGTGGAGCTATTCCACATGGCGGAGGTCCAGTTCAGCACCGGTTCCGACGGTGACAGACTCTATGCTCTCCACTTGCTCGAACACTCTCTTGTAGCGAAGCCGACCATGGAGGGAGGCGGAGATCGAGCCTGCCCGCCTGCGGTAATGAACGGTTTAGTGGGCTTTCTGAAAGATCCCGCAGAAGCAAAATCCGCTACGAAGGTGTTGTTGGCGCTGTGCCTGGCGGAGGGGAACCGACACGTGGCAGTGGAGGCAGGGGCAGTGGCGGAGGTGGTGGAGACAGTAGCGGGGATGGAAGGGAGTGTGGCGGAGAGGGCACTAGCGGCTTTGGACTTGCTGTGCACGTTGCCGGAGGGAGCTGCGGAGCTGAGATCACACGCGTTGGCCGTACCGATGCTCGTGGAGATGATGGGGAAGGTGGCTGGAAGAGGTATGGAGTGCGCCATAAGCGTCCTGGCCGTCAtatttggtggtggtggtggtggtggtggtggtgatggaggAGGCAACGAGGGAGTAGCAGCGGCGCAGACGGAGGATGTGAGGCGAGCGGTAATGGTGGCGTTGCAGGGAAAGTGTAGCGCCAGAGGGAGGAGGAAGGGGTCCCAGCTTCTTAAGTTTCTTCAGCTTCATGATAATGACAATGGACGGCTCGATTACACTGAGGAGGGCCAGTAG